GAATTCTGGCTGCACTGTAGCGGAATGGATACCATGCTGGTGGAAAATGTTCCTGATCAGCTTAGCGGTGTTGAGGTACTGTTCTGGCGAGCAATCGATCTTGATGTGGACCGATGCGATGTAGATCGCCTCTGTGAGGTTCCAAATGTGGAAGTCGTGCACTGCGATCACGCCCGGCACGGCCAGTATCTCTCTTTGCACCTCATCTGCCGAGATCGTCGATGGGGTCGCCTGCAAGAGAATCCTTGATGCTCTACGGGACAACGGTAGCGCGGAGGAGAAGATAATGACCGTGATGACAAGCGAAACGACTGGATCCGAGTAAAACCTCCACCAGTAGTccgttttccaaatggaCAGTGCTGCGAAAATGACACCAACGTTCCCCAGGGCGTCCCCCATAACGTGTAGAAACACACCGTGCATGTTCAGTGACTTGTGTGACTGTTCACCTCTCTTAGGGGGGACTGCCGCCGCCCCCTGGCCCCCCATCAGTGGAGTGTGTTCCTCGTTAACTATGCGGGCGGGCATCACGTCCTCGATATTGGGGTCCTCTATATCCAAGTGTTCGTGTCCGTGAGAATGTTCATGTCCATGGGAGTGCCCTGCAgcttcctcctcgtcccCTAAGTGCGAATGCGAGTGTCCGTCGTGACCATGCTCATGGAACAGGAACAACCCGACGAAATTCGATATCAGCCCTGCTACACCGACGTACAGCACCAGCCGTGGGTTTTGAATCTCCTGTGGTTCAATAAGCCTCTGCAACGCCTCTATCAGGATGGAGAAGCACAGTGCGATCAGGAAAACGGCGTTCACGAGCGCCCCAAGGATCTCTGCCCTCTTCCAACCATAAGTGTATTTCGCGTCTGCGTCCCTGTTCTTCGCGACGTCCACTGCCCAAAGAGCCACAAGCAGCGAGAATATATCGTTCAGCATGTGGAACGAGTCCGCGATCAGCGCCAGCGAGTGCGACATGTACCCTATCGTGATTTCCAGCAGGAAGAACACAGAGTCCAAAACCAGCAACGAGATGATCCGCACCTCTTTACCAGACATCATCGTGGACCGCCTGTGTATTTGtgcgtgtgcgtgtgtgtgtgtgcgtgtgtgtgtatattACTGAGTCAACAGGGCAGCTACCATCTCTGTACAGGGTCCCAGCAGCACCCTCTTCGTGACTGCATCGCCCACTCGCTCTCTTATATAACACAATCGCACCGAGTTGCGGACCTCGAGGGTGCGCCAGTTGCCGGAAACGGAGAAGActcccaaagaggaaataaaaaaaaacatgGAAAAAAAGCGGAAATTAGGGCTTTAGACAAGCCCTAACAAGCCCTAGCAAACCCTAATTAGGTCTTGAAAGAACCCTAATTAGGTCTGGAGAAGAACCCTAACTAGGGTTTGGCAAATTAAAATTAGGGCTTTACATAAAACCCTAACAAACCCtaaattagggcttgtGCAAAATCCAAAGTCCGGGTGACACAACAAATTTTGGCGTGTTGGGGTAACCCCCCTTTTTTAAATTACGCGTAAGAAAATCACATTCGCCCCTCTTCCGTCCGTTATCTTTCGCATATATAAAGGAGGAGAGGGGAAGAGGCAGCATCATCGAGTAAATCTACCTCACTACAGAGACCCCATCAGAGTGTTTACTGTGTAGAAGAGCCTCAAGAATGACTTTCCAGTGCAATGTGCCCGTTGGGGAGGCCGAGAACGAGCATGAGACGGCACCAAGGAGGAACTACCTTGCCGAGGATGCCCCTCTGGTGAGACCCAGGGACTTCAAGTGTAACAGTGTCTACGAGTTTATTCAGGAGTGTGTGGAGAGGTACGGGGACCGCAACGTGCTTTCTTGGAGAGACGTTGTTGATATCcacgaggagaagaagatggtCACGAAGAGGGTGGACGGACAGGAGAAACAAGTGGAGAAGACGTGGATGTACTACGAGATGAGCCCCTACAGGTACATCACGTACAACAATTTGCTGGAGAGGATCTTGGAATTGGGGAGAGGGCTTGTTAAGATTGGTTTGCAACCAGGGTCAGAGGATAAGTTGCACATCTACGCGTCCACTTCGTACAAATGGATGGAGATGTTCCTCGGTGCACAGACGCAGAATATCCCCGTTGTGACCGCGTACGATACTTTGGGGGAGAGCGGGCTCACGCACTCCATTAAGCAGACTCAATCCACTGCTATCTTCACTGACAACTCGCTTTTACACACTCTTGTGGCCCCCATGGAGAAGACCTCTCATATCAGGTACATTATCCACTTCGAGAAGATCGACCCGGAGGACAAGAGACAGGGCGGGAAGATATTTTCCAGTGCCAACGACGCCAGGGAGAAAATCTTAAAGATCAGACCGGACGTCAAGTTCTTCAGTTTCGAAGAATTGGTCAAGCTTGGTGAGGACAACAGGGACATAGAGACGCACACGCCAGCGGCGGACGACTTGGCATGTATTATGTACACCTCGGGGTCCACAGGAGAACCCAAGGGTgttgttttgaaacagtcCAACATCATTGCTGGGGTTGGTGGTGCGGATCTCTGCGTGAGGCATATCACGGGCCCCGATGACCGAGTCATTTGTTTCTTACCGCTAGCGCACATCTTCGAGCTTGCGTTCGAACTTTTGTCCGTGCTGTGGGGGTCGTGTATCGGGTACGGGACCGTGAAGACTTTGACGAGCGCCTCGATGCGTAACTGCCAAGGTGATCTTGCCGAGTTCAAACCGACGATCATGGTTGGTGTTGCGGCCGTGTGGGAGACCGTGCGGAAGGGGATCCTGCACCAGATCAACGAGTTGCCCTTCCCCATGCGCAAAGTGTTCTGGGCCGCGTACTACGCGAAGTACCAGATGAAGCAGTACGGGATCCCCGGTGGCGACGCACTGGGGAACTTggtcttcaagaagatcaaagcCGCGACGGGTGGGCAATTGCGGTATCTGCTGAACGGTGGGTCCCCCATCAGTGTCCCAGCACAGGAGTTTATCTCTACTCTTCTGGCGCCTATGTTGATCGGGTACGGTCTCACAGAAACGGTTGCCAACACGACGATCTTGAACCCTTCGCATTTCGAGTTCGGTGTCGCTGGTGATCTGACTGGTGCAGTGACTGTGAAACTTGTCGACGTTGAGGAACTCGGGTATTTTGCGAAGAACAACCAAGGTGAGATCTGGATCAAGGGCGCGTGTGTGACCCCTGAGTACTACAAGAACCCAGAGGAGACAGCTAAAGTGATCACGAAGGATGGGTGGTTCCAGACTGGTGATATTGGGGAGTGGGTGCCCAGCGGACACTTGAAAGTGATCGACCGGAAGAAAAACCTGGTGAAGACTTTGAACGGGGAGTACATTGCGTTGGAGAAGTTGGAGTCCATTTATAGATCGAACCAGCACGTGCAGAATATCTGCGTGTACGCCGACCAGACACAGGTGAAACCCGTTGGGATCGTTGTGCCCAACCACAAACCTTTACTGAAACTTGCTCAGAAAATCGGTGTTGTTGACGAGGGTGCGTCCGATGTGGACATGGACCACCACTTGAGGGACCCTAAGTTGCAACAAGCGGCACTTGCCGAGTTTTTGAGCACGGGGAAACAACAGGGGCTCGCGGGGATCGAATTGCTCGCAGGTGTGGTGTTTTTCCCCGAGGAATGGACCCCCCAGAACGGGTATGTCACCTCTGCTCAGAAATTGAAACGTAAAGAAATCTTGGAAGCCGTGAAGGATGACGTTGCGAAAGTGTACGGCAAATAACTGACCAAACTCCTCAAATAGCTTATACGTTAATACATGTTTTTTTACATACATAGTCTGTGTTATATTTATACTGTGCGTAATTACCGTCGTTTCTTTGAATCCGGTTTTCCAAGTTTTGTTGAGTGAAACGGCAAATTGGTGAAAATTAGATTGGACCGAGGAACGAACGAAGAGCCGAGACGGTGACGGCCCCATACTACCACACTACACTGCCCCGATGGACAACTCCACTACGAACCTGTACGTGGGGAACATCGACCCTCGCGTCACACGTGAACAGCTCTACGAGTTGTTCGTCCAAGCATGCCCCGTCGTGTCGCTCCGCTACCCACGTGACAAGGTGCTGCAGACGCCACAAGGCTACGCCTTCGTCGGCGTCCCCAGCGTGCAGGACGCGGACTACGCGGTGCAACTGCTGCACAACTGCGTCACGCTGCACGGCCGCCCGCTCAAGATCCGCCGTGCGCGGCCGGACTCCGCCGAGGCCGCGGACACAGCACCGGTCGCGCGGCTGTACGTCGGAGGACTCGCGGCCACAGTGGACGCGCAGCAGTTGGCGCGCGTGTTCGGGAAATTCGGCGCACTGTACCGCCCGCCCACAGTGCACCCCGCGGGGGAGGCGGGCCGCCGCTACGCCCTGGTGGAGTTCAGGTCGTACGGGGACGCGGACGCCGCCCTGGACGCGCTGGCGGGGGCCACGCTCGCGGGCGGGCGCGTCAGTGTGGCGTACGCTCGGCGTGGGGCGGGCGGCAGGGGCCCTCCGTTCGGGTCCCAGGCGGACCGCCACCTGAACGCNGAAGCGCGCCGCAACGGGCGTCTGTGAACCCGCCGGTAGGACCCGCCCGCCAACGTGGTACCCACCCCCACCCTGGGCCCACCCCCACCCTTTATGGAAAGCGTGGGGTGGGTCCGGTGAGGGTGACGCCACTGCTGCGCACGGCTCCCCTGTTTTTTTTAGGGGTGCGCCGCGTTCCCCTAAGGGGACAGCCGCCCACCTGCGCCATGCGCCCACCTGCGCCCGCTGCCGGAGTATAAAAGGCGCGCGGTTCTGTGGTTTTCTTTGTGTTGTCTCGCCCTCTGCTTCTCCTGCTTTCGCTCCTGCTTTTGGGACGCTCACACGACCAACTCTCGTATAACACAATATCCAATGCAGTTTGCTAAAGTATTCATCCCAGCCGCCGCTTTGCTTGGTTTCGTGCAAGCCCAGGGCAACACCACCACGCACACCTCGCACAACGCAGCCGCCATGCCGCTGGACGGCAAGCACGTCGGTGCCAACGCAGGCGCGGCAGGCGCGCTCGTCGCAGGTGCTCTAGCGTTTCTGCTGTGAATTTTCTAAGAGCCCGGAGGGGCACACAAAAACCCCTTCTCTatcttctttctcactcaatttttttatatatatagttaCTTTTAGTTCGTTATAAATCATATTGTTTCACTCAGTCTCTCCCCCCGCGGTACAGCACGTACCGGACCCGCTCGTCACTTTCGTTACGTAACAAGCATATCTCGTCGAACTTCACATCGACGTGCCACTTGCCCTTGTAGGTTACCAGCGACCGATTGTCCAATTTAAACTCACCGTAGAAACACACATGCATGGAGTGGCTGGGACGGTCCAGGGGACTGGGTGGGTCCCCAAGAGGATGCTCGTACCGGAAAGTGCCACCGTAAACGGCCTCAGGTTGTAACAAACGATCGTACTTGATCCCAAGGGACTCCAAACA
This DNA window, taken from Huiozyma naganishii CBS 8797 chromosome 7, complete genome, encodes the following:
- the FAA1 gene encoding long-chain fatty acid-CoA ligase FAA1 (similar to Saccharomyces cerevisiae FAA4 (YMR246W) and FAA1 (YOR317W); ancestral locus Anc_8.796), with the translated sequence MTFQCNVPVGEAENEHETAPRRNYLAEDAPLVRPRDFKCNSVYEFIQECVERYGDRNVLSWRDVVDIHEEKKMVTKRVDGQEKQVEKTWMYYEMSPYRYITYNNLLERILELGRGLVKIGLQPGSEDKLHIYASTSYKWMEMFLGAQTQNIPVVTAYDTLGESGLTHSIKQTQSTAIFTDNSLLHTLVAPMEKTSHIRYIIHFEKIDPEDKRQGGKIFSSANDAREKILKIRPDVKFFSFEELVKLGEDNRDIETHTPAADDLACIMYTSGSTGEPKGVVLKQSNIIAGVGGADLCVRHITGPDDRVICFLPLAHIFELAFELLSVLWGSCIGYGTVKTLTSASMRNCQGDLAEFKPTIMVGVAAVWETVRKGILHQINELPFPMRKVFWAAYYAKYQMKQYGIPGGDALGNLVFKKIKAATGGQLRYLLNGGSPISVPAQEFISTLLAPMLIGYGLTETVANTTILNPSHFEFGVAGDLTGAVTVKLVDVEELGYFAKNNQGEIWIKGACVTPEYYKNPEETAKVITKDGWFQTGDIGEWVPSGHLKVIDRKKNLVKTLNGEYIALEKLESIYRSNQHVQNICVYADQTQVKPVGIVVPNHKPLLKLAQKIGVVDEGASDVDMDHHLRDPKLQQAALAEFLSTGKQQGLAGIELLAGVVFFPEEWTPQNGYVTSAQKLKRKEILEAVKDDVAKVYGK
- the HSH49 gene encoding U2 snRNP complex subunit HSH49 (similar to Saccharomyces cerevisiae HSH49 (YOR319W); ancestral locus Anc_8.797), whose translation is MDNSTTNLYVGNIDPRVTREQLYELFVQACPVVSLRYPRDKVLQTPQGYAFVGVPSVQDADYAVQLLHNCVTLHGRPLKIRRARPDSAEAADTAPVARLYVGGLAATVDAQQLARVFGKFGALYRPPTVHPAGEAGRRYALVEFRSYGDADAALDALAGATLAGGRVSVAYARRGAGGRGPPFGSQADRHLNAEARRNGRL
- the COT1 gene encoding metal cation transporter COT1 (similar to Saccharomyces cerevisiae ZRC1 (YMR243C) and COT1 (YOR316C); ancestral locus Anc_8.792); its protein translation is MMSGKEVRIISLLVLDSVFFLLEITIGYMSHSLALIADSFHMLNDIFSLLVALWAVDVAKNRDADAKYTYGWKRAEILGALVNAVFLIALCFSILIEALQRLIEPQEIQNPRLVLYVGVAGLISNFVGLFLFHEHGHDGHSHSHLGDEEEAAGHSHGHEHSHGHEHLDIEDPNIEDVMPARIVNEEHTPLMGGQGAAAVPPKRGEQSHKSLNMHGVFLHVMGDALGNVGVIFAALSIWKTDYWWRFYSDPVVSLVITVIIFSSALPLSRRASRILLQATPSTISADEVQREILAVPGVIAVHDFHIWNLTEAIYIASVHIKIDCSPEQYLNTAKLIRNIFHQHGIHSATVQPEFVANVSSDVRKSFSLVAGQSPTDRSTLPGSRNTPQINRSESGTPSAYGATTAGSDCLIDDAANCNTSNCIPGNK
- the KNAG0G03265 gene encoding uncharacterized protein (similar to Saccharomyces cerevisiae HOR7 (YMR251W-A) and DDR2 (YOL052C-A); ancestral locus Anc_8.802), with the protein product MQFAKVFIPAAALLGFVQAQGNTTTHTSHNAAAMPLDGKHVGANAGAAGALVAGALAFLL